In a single window of the Gossypium hirsutum isolate 1008001.06 chromosome A13, Gossypium_hirsutum_v2.1, whole genome shotgun sequence genome:
- the LOC107893192 gene encoding protein LIGHT-DEPENDENT SHORT HYPOCOTYLS 1 — protein sequence MDLVSPQSNPNNFPSPIVGSNPIANITATPASSTATPPTPSRYENQKRRDWNTFCQYLRNHRPPLSLSMCSGAHVLEFLRYLDQFGKTKVHNQTCPFFGLPNPPAPCPCPLRQAWGSLDALIGRLRAAYEEHGGRPEGNPFGARAVRIFLREVRDFQAKARGVRYEKKRKRPKQKMAPPPAPQQPPPPPAPPILADATAARSTI from the exons ATGGACTTGGTTTCCCCACAAAGCAATCCAAATAACTTTCCGAGTCCGATTGTAGGCTCAAACCCCATAGCAAACATCACTGCAACGCCTGCTTCTAGCACTGCAACTCCACCCACTCCGAGTCGGTATGAGAACCAGAAGCGCAGGGATTGGAACACTTTCTGTCAGTACCTGAGAAACCATAGGCCTCCATTGTCGCTTTCAATGTGTAGTGGCGCTCATGTTCTGGAGTTTCTTAGGTACCTAGATCAATTTGGGAAGACCAAGGTTCATAACCAGACATGTCCTTTCTTTGGCCTCCCAAACCCACCGGCTCCCTGCCCATGCCCTCTGAGACAAGCCTGGGGTAGCCTCGATGCACTCATTGGTCGACTCCGAGCTGCTTATGAAGAACATGGGGGCAGACCAGAAGGGAACCCTTTTGGAGCTCGAGCTGTAAGGATTTTCTTAAGGGAAGTCAGAGATTTCCAGGCCAAAGCTAGAGGTGTCAGGtatgagaagaaaagaaagaggccTAAGCAAAAGATGGCACCACCACCAGCACCACAACAACCACCTCCACCACCAGCACCACCAATACTTGCCGATGCAACTGCTGCAA GGAGTACTATATAA